One window of the Thermodesulfovibrionales bacterium genome contains the following:
- the rplM gene encoding 50S ribosomal protein L13: MKTPFAKKTEVEKKWYLLDVKDAVLGRIATKIANQLRGKNKTIFTPNVDTGDFVIVVNAEKVRLTGKKLDDKVYYHHSGYIGGIKAETARARMKGNPEKIIRDAVWGMLPKNRLGRAMIKKLKVYKGAEHPHSAQKPQVLQ; the protein is encoded by the coding sequence ATGAAAACCCCGTTCGCAAAGAAGACCGAAGTCGAAAAGAAATGGTATCTCCTCGACGTAAAGGACGCGGTACTCGGGAGGATTGCGACAAAGATAGCGAATCAGCTCCGAGGGAAAAACAAGACTATCTTTACGCCGAATGTGGATACCGGCGATTTTGTTATCGTGGTCAACGCTGAGAAAGTCAGACTGACCGGGAAGAAGCTTGACGACAAGGTATACTACCACCACTCCGGCTATATCGGCGGGATAAAGGCCGAGACGGCGAGAGCCCGCATGAAGGGCAACCCAGAAAAGATCATCAGGGATGCGGTTTGGGGCATGCTCCCGAAGAACAGGCTCGGAAGGGCCATGATCAAGAAACTCAAGGTCTATAAAGGGGCCGAGCATCCCCATAGCGCGCAGAAACCTCAAGTCTTGCAATAA
- the rpsI gene encoding 30S ribosomal protein S9, which produces MAEIKYNATGRRKTSIARVTLASGTGQITVNEKPVDSYFPRETLRMMIRQPLELTGMIGKINVLAKVTGGGLTGQAGALRHGISRALTRLDSDLRPRLKKEGFITRDPRETERKKYGQKGARKRFQFSKR; this is translated from the coding sequence ATGGCTGAAATAAAATACAACGCAACGGGAAGAAGAAAGACGTCTATCGCCAGGGTGACGCTGGCATCGGGTACCGGTCAGATAACGGTCAACGAAAAACCGGTCGATTCGTATTTCCCGAGGGAAACCCTCAGGATGATGATCCGTCAGCCCCTCGAACTGACCGGAATGATCGGAAAGATCAATGTCCTTGCCAAGGTGACGGGCGGAGGGCTCACGGGCCAGGCGGGCGCGCTCCGTCACGGCATATCGAGGGCGTTGACGCGGCTGGACAGCGATCTGCGGCCAAGGCTGAAGAAAGAAGGCTTCATTACGAGAGACCCGAGAGAAACGGAGAGAAAGAAGTACGGCCAGAAGGGCGCAAGAAAGAGATTCCAGTTCTCGAAGAGATAA
- the argC gene encoding N-acetyl-gamma-glutamyl-phosphate reductase, producing the protein MVKIAICGGSGYAGAELLRILASHKKVTVTAVTSEKSAGRKVTDIFPHLYRYGNLTFEPLDAETIASRADLFFMALPHAASQGPVDALVRKKKRVVDLSADYRLRDIRVYEEWYKVPHRFGETLKKAVYGLPELYRKKIAKATLVANPGCYPTGAIIGLYPAVRNAAIDIASIVIDSKSGTSGAGRQSDIGFSYCEVNEGFKAYGIARHRHTPEIEQEISLAAGRDVRVNFTPHLVPLDRGILTTIYAKLSKSVDTARALKIYRNAYAKEPFVKVLDEGKLPNVKNVRGTNLCEIGIVVNKRTDTLIVVTAIDNLVKGASGQAVHNMNIMMGFDEGTALDSIALFP; encoded by the coding sequence ATGGTGAAGATAGCGATATGCGGCGGCAGCGGGTACGCGGGTGCGGAGCTCCTCCGGATACTCGCCTCTCACAAGAAGGTTACGGTAACCGCCGTAACATCCGAAAAATCAGCCGGCAGGAAAGTCACGGACATCTTCCCCCATCTCTATCGTTACGGAAATCTCACCTTTGAGCCCCTCGATGCCGAAACGATCGCTTCTCGGGCCGACCTTTTTTTTATGGCGCTCCCGCATGCCGCATCGCAGGGACCGGTTGACGCCCTCGTGAGAAAGAAGAAGAGGGTGGTCGATCTATCAGCCGATTACCGGCTCAGGGATATCCGGGTTTACGAAGAATGGTATAAGGTGCCGCACAGATTCGGAGAGACGCTCAAGAAGGCGGTCTACGGCCTCCCTGAGCTTTACCGGAAGAAGATCGCGAAGGCGACGCTCGTTGCGAATCCCGGTTGCTATCCGACGGGAGCGATTATAGGACTCTATCCCGCGGTCAGGAACGCCGCCATTGATATCGCGTCCATCGTCATAGACTCAAAGTCAGGGACTTCAGGGGCGGGCAGACAGTCAGACATCGGCTTTTCCTATTGCGAGGTGAACGAGGGGTTCAAGGCATACGGAATCGCGAGGCACCGGCACACGCCTGAAATAGAGCAGGAGATATCCCTCGCAGCGGGCCGCGATGTCAGGGTAAATTTCACGCCGCACCTCGTCCCCCTCGACAGGGGAATCCTGACGACCATCTACGCGAAGCTTTCCAAGAGTGTGGATACGGCGAGGGCGCTGAAGATATACCGGAATGCCTACGCGAAAGAACCGTTTGTGAAGGTTCTCGATGAAGGGAAGCTCCCCAATGTAAAAAATGTGAGGGGGACAAATCTCTGCGAGATCGGCATCGTCGTCAACAAGAGGACAGATACCCTCATCGTCGTTACCGCCATAGACAACCTTGTCAAGGGTGCCTCAGGTCAGGCCGTCCACAACATGAATATCATGATGGGCTTTGATGAAGGAACGGCGCTCGACTCTATCGCGCTGTTCCCCTAA
- a CDS encoding NifU family protein, whose translation MIEKSKVEEALNQIRPALQRDGGNVELVDVTPENIVKVKLVGACGTCPMSILTLKRGIEATLKQRIPEIVSVESV comes from the coding sequence ATGATAGAGAAATCAAAGGTCGAAGAGGCATTGAACCAGATACGCCCGGCCCTTCAACGTGACGGCGGCAACGTAGAACTCGTCGACGTGACGCCGGAGAATATCGTGAAGGTAAAACTCGTGGGCGCCTGCGGAACCTGTCCGATGTCGATCCTCACCCTGAAGCGCGGCATCGAAGCGACACTGAAACAGAGGATACCCGAGATAGTTTCCGTCGAATCCGTTTAG